GAGCAGAGGATCAGACGTATAGCCTGGAGATCCACCACCACCGGTGAGACGAACTTCAATTCCGCCTACTGTGAGGAGACCATTTAACCAGGTTGTGTTTAAGGCAGTGCCATCAGGGTCGGTGACTACCAGTAAAAATTGTGGGTCTGCATTAAGAATTTCATGAAACTTTAATTCAATAATTTCATCGCTTACTGAAGGGGGAACAGAGAATAATATTGTGCAAACTGGACCATTTCCGGGAATAATGCTGTTTCCGCTTGCATCAAAAATCAACACACTTACTGTTGAATCTCTATCATTAAATTCTACAGAAAAATCGCCATCCCATTCGCTATTGCCATTTACATCAGTATAAGGCTCGCCAGGTGTGTATTGCCCATCACCTTCACCAAAATCACTGGTATTCGCAGTTCCATCTACACCAAAATCATCGTAGGGTTCTGCAGCAGCACGTCCCGCTGGTACCACGGCAGCAACGGATAACTCGTTGGGTATATCTTTCAAGCTAAATTGCAAACCACCAACAGCAGTCGTATTTACCAGATTTATGCTCAGTGGAGCAATAGGGTCTGTATTTTGTGCGGAGGATCCAATGACAGACACAACTGTCTCACCAAAACCAAAACTGGCAATGATTATTAGGCTGGTGATGACTAGAAAGCTTCTACGCATATTTCCCTCCACATGCATGTGGTTGATTTCCATTAAAACTAAT
This is a stretch of genomic DNA from Candidatus Neomarinimicrobiota bacterium. It encodes these proteins:
- a CDS encoding T9SS type A sorting domain-containing protein, yielding MRRSFLVITSLIIIASFGFGETVVSVIGSSAQNTDPIAPLSINLVNTTAVGGLQFSLKDIPNELSVAAVVPAGRAAAEPYDDFGVDGTANTSDFGEGDGQYTPGEPYTDVNGNSEWDGDFSVEFNDRDSTVSVLIFDASGNSIIPGNGPVCTILFSVPPSVSDEIIELKFHEILNADPQFLLVVTDPDGTALNTTWLNGLLTVGGIEVRLTGGGGSPGYTSDPLLIELNNAVPVKGIQFNLVDNVDYLTIESVQGLGRGADFTFVANEVDGHSLILGVNFNGEEIAPGSGAILEIQFNIASNAPLGDLIVSTTDLIVATQGGLPLPSNGEDYMFPITVGVDDEAELPTAFELKQNYPNPFNPTTTISYSVPEASEVQLGIFNLLGQEIRTLSNGEHQPGVYTTMWDGLNQNGVRVESGIYIYRMSSSAGFSATKKLVMLK